From one Variovorax sp. PBL-H6 genomic stretch:
- a CDS encoding malate dehydrogenase: MSKKPVRVAVTGAAGQIGYALLFRIASGEMLGKDQPVILQLLEIPDEKAQKALKGVIMELEDCAFPLLAGVIPTGDPLVAFKDADYALLVGARPRGPGMERADLLAANAQIFTAQGKALDQVASRNVKVLVVGNPANTNAYIAMKSAPSLPRKNFTAMLRLDHNRAASQIAAKTGTAVGDIEKLTVWGNHSPTMYADYRFATVNGKSVKDLINDQVWNADVFLPTVGKRGAAIIEARGLSSAASAANAAIDHMRDWALGSNGKWVTMGIPSDGQYGIPKDVIFGFPVTTENGEYKLVEGLEIDKFSQERIDKTLKELQDEQAGVAHLL, translated from the coding sequence ATGAGCAAAAAGCCTGTTCGCGTTGCCGTCACCGGCGCCGCCGGCCAAATCGGTTACGCCCTGCTGTTCCGCATCGCCTCCGGCGAGATGCTCGGCAAGGACCAGCCGGTCATCCTGCAACTGCTCGAGATCCCGGACGAGAAAGCGCAGAAGGCGCTCAAGGGCGTGATCATGGAGCTCGAGGACTGCGCCTTCCCACTGCTGGCGGGCGTGATCCCCACCGGCGATCCGCTGGTCGCCTTCAAGGACGCGGACTATGCGCTGCTCGTCGGCGCCCGCCCGCGCGGCCCAGGCATGGAGCGCGCAGACCTGCTGGCTGCCAACGCCCAGATCTTCACCGCCCAGGGCAAGGCCCTGGACCAGGTCGCCAGCCGCAACGTCAAGGTGCTGGTGGTCGGCAACCCGGCCAACACCAACGCCTACATCGCGATGAAGAGCGCGCCCAGCCTGCCGCGCAAGAACTTCACCGCCATGCTGCGGCTGGACCACAACCGTGCCGCCAGCCAGATCGCCGCGAAGACCGGCACCGCCGTGGGCGACATCGAGAAGCTCACCGTCTGGGGCAACCACTCGCCCACCATGTACGCCGACTACCGCTTCGCAACGGTGAATGGCAAGAGCGTCAAGGATCTCATCAACGACCAGGTCTGGAACGCCGACGTCTTCCTGCCGACCGTGGGCAAGCGTGGCGCTGCCATCATCGAGGCACGCGGCCTTTCGTCGGCCGCTTCGGCAGCGAATGCCGCCATCGACCACATGCGCGACTGGGCGCTGGGCTCCAATGGCAAGTGGGTCACCATGGGCATCCCTTCCGATGGCCAGTACGGAATTCCGAAGGACGTGATCTTCGGCTTCCCCGTCACCACCGAGAACGGCGAATACAAGCTGGTCGAAGGCCTGGAGATCGACAAGTTCAGCCAGGAACGCATCGACAAGACCCTGAAGGAACTGCAGGACGAGCAGGCCGGCGTCGCCCACCTGCTCTGA
- a CDS encoding GntR family transcriptional regulator: MTTSPIALAEPATPSFSPLYQQIKSLILQSLHAGEWKPGEPIPSEIELASRFRVSQGTVRKAIDELAAENLVVRRQGKGTFVATHAEQHVQYRFLKLVPDSGDVDSEGPAEREIVDCRRLRASADVARLLALRTGDAVLQVRRVLTYRGTPTILEDLWLPGAPFKGLTAERLTAWHGPMYAMFETEFGVRMVRAEEKIRAVLPDEAQAALLGVGTATPLLSVERLAHTYHDTPMELRRGLYRTDTHHYRNELG, from the coding sequence ATGACCACCTCCCCCATCGCGCTTGCCGAGCCGGCGACGCCCTCGTTCAGCCCGCTCTACCAGCAGATCAAGTCCCTGATCCTGCAGAGTCTGCACGCCGGCGAATGGAAGCCGGGTGAACCGATCCCGAGCGAGATCGAACTGGCCTCGCGCTTCCGCGTGAGCCAGGGCACGGTGCGCAAGGCCATCGACGAACTGGCGGCCGAGAACCTGGTGGTGCGCCGCCAGGGCAAGGGCACCTTTGTCGCCACCCACGCCGAGCAGCATGTGCAGTACCGCTTTCTGAAGCTGGTCCCCGACAGCGGCGACGTCGACAGCGAGGGACCGGCCGAGCGCGAGATCGTCGACTGCCGGCGGCTGCGCGCCAGCGCCGATGTTGCGCGCCTGCTCGCGCTGCGCACCGGCGACGCGGTGCTGCAGGTACGACGCGTGCTCACCTATCGCGGCACGCCCACCATCCTGGAAGACCTCTGGCTGCCCGGCGCGCCCTTCAAGGGCCTCACGGCCGAGCGACTGACCGCCTGGCACGGGCCGATGTACGCGATGTTCGAGACCGAGTTCGGCGTGCGCATGGTACGTGCCGAAGAGAAGATCCGCGCCGTGCTGCCCGACGAGGCGCAGGCCGCCCTGCTTGGTGTCGGCACCGCCACGCCGCTCCTGAGCGTGGAGCGCCTTGCCCACACCTACCACGACACGCCGATGGAACTGCGCCGCGGCCTCTACCGCACCGACACGCACCACTACCGCAATGAACTCGGCTGA
- the sdhC gene encoding succinate dehydrogenase, cytochrome b556 subunit, whose amino-acid sequence MTELAKPPRSQRREFRNINAFTDLTTYRLPPAGLVSILHRVSGALMFLLLPFVIWMFDTSVSSEYSYVRFKAAFNSGIGFVPGWFLKLVALALIWSYLHHFIAGLRHLWMDVSHAAVSREFGHSSAIATLAISILLTVVLGAKLFGLY is encoded by the coding sequence ATGACAGAGCTGGCCAAACCTCCCCGATCGCAGCGGCGCGAGTTCCGCAACATCAACGCCTTTACCGATCTCACCACCTACCGGCTGCCGCCGGCCGGCCTCGTGTCGATCCTGCACCGTGTGAGCGGCGCGCTGATGTTCCTGCTCCTGCCCTTCGTGATCTGGATGTTCGACACGTCGGTATCTTCCGAATACTCCTATGTCCGCTTCAAGGCCGCCTTCAACAGCGGCATTGGTTTCGTTCCGGGCTGGTTCCTGAAGCTTGTCGCGCTGGCGCTGATCTGGTCCTACCTGCATCACTTCATCGCCGGGCTGCGCCACCTGTGGATGGACGTGAGCCATGCCGCAGTGAGCAGGGAATTCGGGCACAGCTCGGCCATCGCCACGCTGGCCATCAGCATCCTGCTGACCGTCGTGCTCGGCGCGAAGCTGTTCGGTCTTTATTGA
- the sdhD gene encoding succinate dehydrogenase, hydrophobic membrane anchor protein: MSVNYGSKRIVVGAHYGLRDWLSQRITGALMALFTIILLAQVLFMRGPVGYDAWAGIFASQWMKVLTFVVIASVLYHVWVGMRDIWMDYVQPVGIRLVLQVFTIVWLVACAGWAIQVLWRV, encoded by the coding sequence ATGTCTGTGAACTACGGCTCCAAGCGCATCGTCGTCGGCGCGCACTACGGTCTGCGCGACTGGCTCAGCCAGCGCATCACCGGCGCCCTGATGGCGCTCTTCACCATCATCCTGCTGGCGCAGGTGCTCTTCATGCGCGGGCCGGTCGGCTACGACGCGTGGGCCGGCATCTTTGCCTCGCAATGGATGAAGGTGCTCACCTTCGTGGTGATCGCCTCGGTGCTCTATCACGTGTGGGTCGGCATGCGCGACATCTGGATGGACTATGTCCAGCCAGTCGGCATCCGTCTCGTCTTGCAGGTTTTCACGATCGTCTGGCTTGTGGCGTGCGCGGGTTGGGCCATTCAAGTGCTCTGGAGAGTCTGA
- the sdhA gene encoding succinate dehydrogenase flavoprotein subunit: MSYTKEQITKRKFDVIIVGAGGSGMRASLQLARAGLNVAVLSKVFPTRSHTVAAQGGVGASLGNMSEDNWHYHFYDTIKGSDWLGDQDAIEFMCREAPKVVYELEHFGMPFDRNPDGTIYQRPFGGHTANYGEKPVQRACAAADRTGHAMLHTLYQKNVEARTQFFVEWMALDLIRDAEGDVVGVTALEMETGDLHILQAKTVLLATGGAGRIFGASTNAFINTGDGLGMAARSGIPLQDMEFWQFHPTGVAGAGVLLTEGCRGEGAILINSNGERFMERYAPTLKDLAPRDFVSRSMDQEIKEGRGCGPNKDYVLLKMDHLGAETIHKRLPSVYEIGVNFANVDITKEPIPVVPTIHYQMGGIPTNINGQVVVQRGEDNSAVINGLYAVGECSCVSVHGANRLGTNSLLDLLVFGRAAGNHIVEFNDKQREHKPLPADAADRTLERLNQLEASTSGEYAQDVAGEIRTVMQKHAAVFRTQASMDEGVQKIAAVRARVANVTLKDKSRIFNTARIEALEVDNLIEVAQATMVSAAARKECRGAHTVEDYERPADDPVAPLGRDDANWMKHTLWYSENNRLSYKPVQLKPLTVDSVPPKVRTF, translated from the coding sequence ATGTCCTATACCAAAGAACAAATCACGAAGCGCAAGTTCGACGTCATCATCGTCGGCGCCGGCGGCTCCGGCATGCGCGCCTCGCTGCAGCTGGCGCGTGCGGGGCTGAACGTGGCCGTACTCTCGAAGGTCTTCCCGACCCGCTCGCACACCGTCGCCGCCCAGGGCGGCGTGGGCGCCTCACTCGGCAACATGAGCGAGGACAACTGGCACTACCACTTCTACGACACGATCAAGGGCTCCGATTGGCTCGGCGACCAGGATGCGATCGAGTTCATGTGCCGCGAGGCCCCGAAGGTGGTCTACGAGCTCGAGCACTTCGGCATGCCTTTCGACCGCAACCCGGACGGCACCATCTACCAGCGCCCCTTTGGCGGTCACACGGCCAACTATGGCGAGAAGCCGGTGCAGCGGGCCTGCGCCGCCGCCGACCGCACCGGCCACGCCATGCTGCACACGCTCTACCAGAAGAACGTGGAAGCCCGCACCCAGTTCTTCGTCGAGTGGATGGCGCTCGACCTGATCCGCGACGCCGAGGGCGACGTGGTGGGCGTGACCGCACTGGAGATGGAAACCGGCGACCTGCACATCCTGCAGGCCAAGACCGTGCTGTTGGCGACCGGCGGCGCGGGCCGCATCTTCGGCGCATCGACCAATGCCTTCATCAACACCGGCGACGGCCTCGGCATGGCGGCGCGCTCGGGCATTCCGCTGCAGGACATGGAGTTCTGGCAGTTCCACCCGACCGGCGTGGCCGGCGCCGGCGTGCTGCTGACCGAGGGCTGCCGCGGCGAGGGCGCAATCCTCATCAACAGCAACGGTGAGCGCTTCATGGAACGCTACGCGCCGACCCTGAAGGACCTGGCGCCGCGCGATTTCGTCTCGCGCTCGATGGACCAGGAGATCAAGGAAGGCCGCGGCTGCGGCCCGAACAAGGACTACGTGCTGCTCAAGATGGACCACCTGGGAGCGGAGACCATCCACAAGCGCTTGCCTTCGGTGTACGAGATCGGCGTCAACTTCGCCAACGTCGACATCACCAAGGAGCCGATCCCGGTGGTGCCGACCATCCACTACCAGATGGGCGGCATCCCGACCAACATCAATGGCCAGGTCGTGGTGCAGAGGGGCGAGGACAACAGCGCTGTGATCAATGGCCTGTACGCTGTGGGTGAATGCTCCTGCGTGAGCGTGCACGGTGCCAATCGCCTGGGCACGAACTCGCTGCTCGACCTGCTGGTGTTCGGCCGCGCGGCGGGCAACCACATCGTCGAGTTCAACGACAAGCAGCGCGAGCACAAGCCCCTGCCTGCGGACGCCGCCGACCGCACGCTGGAGCGCCTGAACCAGCTCGAGGCCTCGACCTCGGGCGAATATGCGCAGGATGTGGCGGGCGAGATCCGCACGGTGATGCAGAAGCACGCCGCCGTGTTCCGCACCCAGGCCTCGATGGACGAAGGCGTCCAGAAGATCGCAGCCGTGCGCGCGCGCGTCGCCAACGTCACGCTCAAGGACAAGTCGCGCATCTTCAACACGGCGCGCATCGAGGCGCTGGAAGTCGACAACCTGATCGAGGTGGCACAGGCCACGATGGTCTCGGCGGCCGCACGCAAGGAATGCCGCGGCGCCCACACGGTCGAAGACTACGAGCGCCCAGCCGACGATCCGGTAGCGCCGCTCGGCCGCGACGATGCGAACTGGATGAAGCACACGCTGTGGTACAGCGAGAACAACCGCCTGTCGTACAAGCCCGTCCAGCTGAAGCCGCTGACGGTCGACTCCGTGCCGCCCAAGGTCCGCACGTTCTAA
- a CDS encoding succinate dehydrogenase iron-sulfur subunit: MKRTFQIYRYDPDKDAKPYMQTVEIELDGHERMLLDALMKLKAQDPSLSFRRSCREGVCGSDAMNINGKNGLACLTNMNTLKGTVVLKPLPGLPVIRDLIVDMTQFFKQYNSIKPYLQNDTVPPEKERLQSPEERDELNGLYECILCASCSTSCPSFWWNPDKFVGPAGLLQAYRFIADSRDEATAERLDNLEDPYRLFRCHTIMNCVDVCPKSLNPTKAIGKIKELMVRRAI, from the coding sequence ATGAAGCGCACATTCCAGATCTACCGCTACGACCCGGACAAGGACGCCAAGCCCTACATGCAGACGGTGGAGATCGAGCTCGACGGCCACGAGCGCATGCTGCTCGACGCCCTCATGAAGCTCAAGGCGCAGGATCCATCGCTGTCATTCCGCCGCTCCTGCCGCGAGGGCGTCTGCGGCTCGGACGCGATGAACATCAACGGCAAGAACGGCCTGGCCTGCCTGACCAACATGAACACGCTCAAGGGCACGGTGGTGTTGAAGCCGCTGCCCGGCCTGCCGGTGATCCGCGACCTGATCGTGGACATGACGCAGTTCTTCAAGCAGTACAACTCGATCAAGCCCTACCTCCAGAATGACACCGTGCCACCCGAAAAGGAGCGCCTGCAGTCGCCCGAGGAGCGCGATGAGCTCAACGGCCTGTACGAGTGCATCCTGTGCGCGAGCTGCTCGACCAGCTGCCCGAGCTTCTGGTGGAACCCGGACAAGTTCGTGGGCCCCGCCGGCCTGCTGCAGGCCTACCGCTTCATCGCAGACAGCCGCGACGAAGCAACGGCCGAGCGCCTGGACAACCTGGAAGACCCGTACCGCCTGTTCCGCTGCCACACGATCATGAACTGCGTGGACGTGTGCCCGAAGAGCCTGAATCCCACCAAGGCCATCGGCAAGATCAAGGAACTGATGGTGCGCCGCGCCATCTAG
- a CDS encoding FAD assembly factor SdhE yields MQTASSFDQPISERALSKLKWRCRRGLLENDLFIARFFELHEQGLTCGQAQAMETLMDLSDNDLLDLLLRRKEPEPGWAGAEVIELLQLMRTEGAHPLSS; encoded by the coding sequence ATGCAAACGGCCTCCAGCTTCGATCAGCCGATCAGCGAACGCGCGCTGAGCAAGCTCAAGTGGCGCTGCCGGCGCGGCTTGCTCGAAAACGACCTGTTCATCGCCCGTTTCTTCGAGCTGCACGAGCAAGGTCTGACCTGCGGGCAGGCGCAGGCCATGGAGACATTGATGGACCTGTCGGACAACGATCTGCTCGACCTCTTGCTTCGAAGAAAGGAGCCCGAGCCCGGATGGGCCGGCGCCGAAGTGATCGAACTGTTGCAGCTGATGCGTACCGAGGGCGCGCACCCCCTCTCATCTTGA
- the gltA gene encoding citrate synthase translates to MKASDTKATLSFSNGGQSVELPIYKGTMGPEVIDIRKLYAQTGMFTYDPGFMSTASCESAITYIDGDKGELLYRGYPIEQLATNCDFLETCHLLLYGELPNEGEKTAFTKLVTNHTMVNEQMQFFLRGFRRDAHPMAIMTGLVGALSAFYHDSTDINNPKHREIAAIRLIAKMPTLVAMAYKYTIGQPYMYPKNDLSYAGNFLHMMFATPCEEYKVSPVLERALDRIFILHADHEQNASTSTVRLCGSSGTNPFAAIAAGVACLWGPAHGGANEAALNMLYDIQKAGGVDKIGEFIKQVKDKSSNVKLMGFGHRVYKNYDPRAKLMQETCREVLGELGLENDPLFKLAMALEKIALEDEYFVSRKLYPNVDFYSGIVQRAIGIPVPLFTAIFALARTVGWIAQLNEMIGDPEYKIGRPRQLFEGSPKRDVQPLAKR, encoded by the coding sequence ATGAAAGCATCCGACACCAAAGCCACCCTGTCGTTCAGCAACGGCGGACAAAGCGTCGAGCTGCCGATCTACAAGGGCACGATGGGTCCCGAAGTGATCGACATCCGCAAGCTCTATGCGCAGACCGGCATGTTCACATACGACCCGGGCTTCATGTCGACGGCCTCGTGCGAATCGGCCATCACGTACATCGACGGCGACAAGGGTGAACTGCTCTACCGCGGCTACCCGATCGAGCAGCTCGCGACCAACTGCGACTTCCTCGAGACCTGTCATCTGCTGTTGTACGGCGAGCTGCCGAACGAAGGCGAGAAGACTGCGTTCACAAAGCTCGTGACCAACCACACCATGGTCAACGAGCAGATGCAGTTCTTCCTGCGCGGCTTCCGCCGCGATGCGCACCCGATGGCCATCATGACCGGCCTGGTGGGCGCGCTGTCGGCCTTCTATCACGACAGCACGGACATCAACAACCCGAAGCACCGCGAAATTGCCGCGATCCGACTGATCGCGAAGATGCCGACGCTGGTGGCCATGGCCTACAAGTACACCATCGGCCAGCCGTACATGTACCCGAAGAACGATCTCAGCTATGCGGGCAACTTCCTGCACATGATGTTTGCGACGCCGTGCGAGGAATACAAGGTGAGCCCGGTCCTCGAGCGCGCGCTCGATCGCATCTTCATCCTGCACGCCGATCACGAGCAGAACGCCTCCACCTCCACAGTGCGCCTGTGCGGATCATCGGGTACCAACCCGTTTGCGGCGATCGCGGCCGGCGTGGCCTGCCTCTGGGGCCCGGCCCACGGCGGCGCCAACGAGGCGGCGCTCAACATGCTCTACGACATCCAGAAGGCCGGCGGCGTCGACAAGATCGGCGAGTTCATCAAGCAGGTCAAGGACAAGAGCTCGAACGTGAAGCTGATGGGCTTCGGACACCGCGTGTACAAGAACTACGATCCGCGCGCCAAGCTGATGCAGGAAACCTGCCGCGAGGTGCTTGGCGAATTGGGCCTGGAGAACGATCCGCTGTTCAAACTGGCCATGGCGCTCGAGAAGATCGCCCTGGAAGACGAATACTTCGTCTCGCGCAAGCTCTACCCCAACGTGGACTTCTACTCGGGCATCGTGCAGCGGGCAATTGGGATTCCGGTGCCACTGTTCACCGCCATCTTCGCGCTCGCTCGCACGGTCGGCTGGATCGCCCAACTCAATGAAATGATCGGCGACCCGGAGTACAAGATCGGCCGCCCGCGCCAGCTCTTCGAAGGCTCGCCGAAGCGCGACGTGCAGCCCCTCGCCAAGCGCTGA
- a CDS encoding entericidin A/B family lipoprotein, translating into MKKLAALIAVAFTLAVPLHGCNTWRGAGQDVQKAGEKMEDSSKKRQ; encoded by the coding sequence ATGAAGAAGCTTGCCGCATTGATCGCCGTCGCATTCACCCTCGCCGTTCCGCTCCACGGCTGCAACACCTGGAGGGGCGCCGGCCAGGACGTGCAGAAGGCCGGTGAAAAGATGGAAGACTCCTCCAAGAAGCGTCAATAA
- a CDS encoding LysR substrate-binding domain-containing protein, with amino-acid sequence MSSSERSFARRIDLTSLQLFVAVCELGSIGRAAEREFIAASAISKRLSDLETTLGTPLLYRHARGVDLTPAGESLLHHARSVLYSLEKMQGELSEYADGVRGHVRVHANISAIVQFLPEDLGAFTREHDAIKIDLEEHLSSEVVRAVHEGAADLGICHMPEGTNELQSLLYRHDTLVLIAPAGHPLAGRGAIDFADSLAFDHVGLHTNSSIYVAMHQAALAAGRTIKLRIHVTGLDAMCRMIENGLGVGVMPQRAFELMQGGIGRGLRSIALEDAWAAREIRLVARDFSTLPVAARTLVKHLQAPEAAADPLAA; translated from the coding sequence ATGTCCTCGTCCGAACGAAGCTTCGCCCGCCGCATCGACCTCACGTCGCTGCAATTGTTCGTGGCCGTCTGCGAACTCGGCAGCATTGGGCGCGCCGCGGAGCGCGAGTTCATCGCCGCTTCCGCGATCAGCAAGCGACTGTCGGATCTGGAGACCACTCTCGGCACCCCCCTGCTCTATCGCCACGCGCGCGGTGTCGACTTGACGCCCGCCGGTGAGAGCCTGTTGCACCATGCGCGCTCCGTGCTCTACAGCCTGGAGAAGATGCAGGGCGAGCTCAGTGAATACGCCGACGGCGTGCGCGGCCATGTGCGCGTGCACGCCAACATCTCGGCCATCGTGCAATTCCTGCCCGAGGACCTCGGCGCCTTCACGCGCGAGCACGACGCAATCAAGATCGACCTTGAAGAACATCTCAGCAGCGAGGTGGTGCGCGCGGTTCACGAGGGCGCGGCCGATCTCGGCATCTGCCACATGCCCGAGGGCACGAACGAGTTGCAGAGCCTGCTCTATCGCCATGACACCCTGGTGCTGATCGCGCCTGCAGGCCATCCGCTTGCGGGTCGCGGCGCGATCGACTTCGCCGATTCGCTCGCCTTCGACCACGTGGGCTTGCACACCAACAGTTCGATCTACGTCGCGATGCACCAGGCTGCGCTGGCCGCAGGCCGCACCATCAAGCTGCGCATCCATGTCACCGGGCTGGACGCGATGTGCCGGATGATCGAGAACGGCCTGGGTGTTGGCGTGATGCCGCAACGCGCCTTCGAGCTGATGCAGGGCGGGATCGGTCGCGGCCTGCGCAGCATCGCGCTCGAGGATGCCTGGGCCGCACGCGAGATCCGGCTCGTGGCACGCGACTTCTCCACACTCCCCGTCGCAGCCCGCACCCTGGTCAAGCACCTGCAGGCGCCCGAGGCGGCAGCTGATCCGCTGGCGGCCTGA
- the leuC gene encoding 3-isopropylmalate dehydratase large subunit — MARTLYDKLWDEHVVHTEEDGTSILYIDRHLVHEVTSPQAFEGLREAGRKLWRISSVVATADHNTPTTHWERGYDGIADPISKEQITTLDSNIREFGAAAFFPFLSKRQGIVHVIGPESGATLPGMTVVCGDSHTSTHGAFGALAHGIGTSEVEHVMATQTLLARKAKNLLVKVEGKLAAGCTAKDIVLAIIGRIGTAGGTGYTIEFAGSAIRDLSMEGRMTVCNMAIEAGARAGLVGVDEKTIAYVKGRPMAPAGVEWDQAVEYWKTLQSDPGAHFDTVVELDATQIRPQVTWGTSPEMVVPVDGRVPDPDKEKDASKRGAIERALSYMGLEPNKAMNDIFIDKVFIGSCTNSRIEDMREAAAMVKKLGQKVAKNVKLAMVVPGSGLVKEQAEREGLDQIFKAAGFEWREPGCSMCLAMNADRLEPGERCASTSNRNFEGRQGAGGRTHLVSPAMAAAAAVHGHFVDVRQFA; from the coding sequence ATGGCACGCACGCTCTACGACAAGCTTTGGGACGAACACGTCGTCCATACCGAGGAAGACGGCACCTCGATCCTGTACATCGATCGCCATCTGGTCCACGAAGTGACCAGCCCACAGGCCTTCGAAGGGCTGCGCGAGGCAGGTCGCAAGCTGTGGCGCATCAGCTCTGTGGTCGCGACTGCCGACCACAACACGCCCACCACGCATTGGGAGCGCGGCTACGATGGCATTGCCGACCCGATCAGCAAGGAACAGATCACCACCCTCGACAGCAACATCCGGGAGTTCGGCGCCGCCGCCTTCTTCCCCTTCCTGAGCAAGCGTCAGGGCATCGTCCACGTGATCGGACCCGAGTCGGGCGCCACGCTGCCTGGCATGACGGTCGTGTGCGGCGATTCGCACACTTCGACGCACGGCGCGTTCGGTGCGCTGGCGCACGGCATCGGCACCAGCGAGGTCGAGCACGTGATGGCCACGCAGACGCTGTTGGCAAGGAAAGCCAAGAACCTGCTCGTGAAAGTCGAGGGCAAGCTCGCAGCTGGCTGCACCGCCAAGGACATCGTGCTGGCCATCATCGGCCGCATCGGCACCGCGGGGGGCACCGGCTACACCATCGAGTTCGCCGGCTCGGCAATCCGCGATCTCAGCATGGAAGGCCGCATGACGGTCTGCAACATGGCGATCGAGGCCGGCGCGCGCGCCGGCCTGGTGGGGGTGGACGAGAAAACCATCGCCTATGTCAAGGGCCGGCCCATGGCGCCCGCCGGCGTCGAATGGGACCAGGCGGTCGAATACTGGAAGACGCTGCAGTCCGACCCGGGCGCGCACTTCGACACCGTGGTCGAGCTCGACGCGACGCAAATCAGGCCGCAGGTCACCTGGGGCACCTCGCCCGAGATGGTGGTACCGGTGGACGGCCGCGTGCCGGACCCCGACAAGGAGAAGGACGCCAGCAAGCGCGGCGCCATCGAGCGCGCCCTGAGCTACATGGGCCTGGAGCCGAACAAGGCGATGAACGACATCTTCATCGACAAGGTCTTCATCGGCTCCTGCACCAACAGCCGCATCGAGGACATGCGCGAGGCCGCAGCCATGGTCAAGAAGCTGGGCCAGAAGGTCGCGAAGAACGTCAAGCTTGCGATGGTCGTGCCTGGCTCCGGCCTTGTGAAGGAACAGGCCGAGCGCGAGGGCCTGGATCAGATCTTCAAGGCCGCTGGCTTCGAATGGCGCGAGCCCGGCTGCTCCATGTGCCTGGCGATGAACGCCGATCGGCTGGAGCCCGGCGAGCGCTGCGCCTCGACCAGCAATCGCAACTTCGAAGGCCGGCAGGGCGCCGGCGGCCGAACCCATCTCGTGAGTCCCGCCATGGCTGCTGCGGCCGCGGTGCACGGCCACTTCGTCGATGTCCGCCAATTCGCCTGA
- the leuD gene encoding 3-isopropylmalate dehydratase small subunit — translation MQKFTVHKGLVAPMDRENVDTDAIIPKQFLKSIRKTGFGPNLFDAWRYLDPGEPGQDPASRKPNPEFVLNQPRYAGASILLARQNFGCGSSREHAPWALDQYGFRAIIAPSYADIFFNNSFKNGLLPIVLSESQVAQLFDETFAFPGYSLTIDLDRQVVIKPDGSEIAFEVQAFRKYCLINGLDDIGLTLRHKDKIQAFEAERLARKPWLAHQLIA, via the coding sequence ATGCAGAAATTCACCGTCCACAAGGGTCTCGTGGCACCGATGGACCGCGAAAACGTCGACACCGACGCCATCATTCCCAAGCAGTTCCTGAAGTCGATCAGGAAGACCGGCTTCGGGCCCAACCTGTTCGACGCCTGGCGCTACCTCGATCCGGGCGAGCCGGGCCAGGACCCGGCTTCGCGCAAGCCCAACCCCGAGTTTGTGCTCAACCAGCCACGCTATGCGGGTGCCTCCATCCTGCTGGCCCGCCAGAACTTCGGCTGCGGCTCCTCGCGCGAGCACGCGCCGTGGGCGCTCGACCAGTACGGCTTTCGCGCCATCATCGCGCCAAGCTATGCGGACATTTTCTTCAACAACAGCTTCAAGAACGGGCTGTTGCCGATCGTGTTGTCCGAGTCGCAGGTGGCCCAGCTCTTCGACGAGACCTTCGCCTTCCCGGGCTACAGCCTGACCATCGACCTCGATCGTCAGGTCGTGATCAAGCCCGACGGCAGCGAGATCGCCTTCGAGGTCCAGGCCTTCCGCAAGTACTGCCTGATCAACGGCCTGGACGACATCGGACTGACCTTGCGGCACAAAGACAAGATTCAGGCCTTCGAGGCGGAGCGCCTGGCCCGCAAGCCCTGGCTGGCGCACCAGCTGATCGCCTGA